A region of Argentina anserina chromosome 5, drPotAnse1.1, whole genome shotgun sequence DNA encodes the following proteins:
- the LOC126794622 gene encoding probable serine/threonine-protein kinase PBL19 isoform X2, translating into MKCFLPFKSMKQKESTSAPDLRNNSDSLALVLDRAAKSLPSPRSIPELYKEKEKNLTVFPLQELRDSTSGFSRLQKLGEGGFGSVYKGMMKPKNGKDSPMLVAIKRLNPHSLQGHKEWLAEVQFLGVVSHPNLVKLLGYCSVDGERGIQRLLVYEYMPNGSLEDHLFNRALKPLPWITRLQIMLGAAQGLAYLHEGLEVQVIYRDFKSSNVLLNENFKPKLSDFGLAREGPKGDRTHVSTAVVGTYGYAAPEYMETGHLSIHSDLWSFGVVLYEILTGRRVLERNRPPAEQKLLYWLGKSPSWQIVA; encoded by the exons ATGAAGTGCTTCTTACCCTTCAAATCCATGAAGCAAAAGGAGTCAACATCAGCTCCGGATTTGAGAAACAATAGCGACTCCTTAGCTCTGGTATTAGACCGTGCCGCGAAATCTCTACCTTCACCAAGAAGCATACCGGAATTGTAcaaagagaaggagaagaatttgacagttttccCACTCCAAGAGCTCAGGGATTCAACCAGTGGCTTCAGCAGGTTGCAAAAGCTTGGTGAAGGAGGCTTTGGGAGTGTGTATAAAGGAATGATGAAGCCCAAAAATGGCAAGGATAGTCCAATGTTGGTTGCCATCAAAAGATTGAATCCACATAGCTTACAG GGTCATAAAGAATGGCTTGCAGAGGTTCAGTTTCTTGGTGTGGTAAGTCACCCAAATCTAGTAAAGCTTCTAGGATATTGCTCTGTAGATGGAGAAAGAGGGATCCAACGGCTATTGGTATATGAATATATGCCAAATGGGAGTTTAGAAGATCATCTTTTCAACAGGGCATTGAAACCTCTTCCTTGGATAACGAGGTTACAAATAATGCTTGGTGCTGCTCAAGGATTGGCTTATCTACATGAGGGACTAGAAGTCCAG GTGATATATCGAGATTTCAAATCATCCAATGTGCTCTTGAATGAGAACTTTAAGCCGAAGCTATCAGACTTTGGGCTTGCTAGAGAAGGGCCAAAGGGTGACCGCACCCATGTATCAACAGCG GTGGTAGGGACTTACGGATATGCTGCTCCAGAGTATATGGAAACAGGCCATCTTTCCATCCATAGTGACCTATGGAGTTTTGGTGTGGTGTTGTATGAGATCCTCACTGGGAGGCGTGTCTTAGAAAGAAACCGACCACCAGCGGAGCAGAAGCTTCTTTATTGG CTCGGAAAGTCGCCAAGTTGGCAGATAGTTGCCTGA
- the LOC126794622 gene encoding probable serine/threonine-protein kinase PBL19 isoform X1 produces the protein MKCFLPFKSMKQKESTSAPDLRNNSDSLALVLDRAAKSLPSPRSIPELYKEKEKNLTVFPLQELRDSTSGFSRLQKLGEGGFGSVYKGMMKPKNGKDSPMLVAIKRLNPHSLQGHKEWLAEVQFLGVVSHPNLVKLLGYCSVDGERGIQRLLVYEYMPNGSLEDHLFNRALKPLPWITRLQIMLGAAQGLAYLHEGLEVQVIYRDFKSSNVLLNENFKPKLSDFGLAREGPKGDRTHVSTAVVGTYGYAAPEYMETGHLSIHSDLWSFGVVLYEILTGRRVLERNRPPAEQKLLYWVRQYPADSNKFSMIIDPLLRDQYSIVAARKVAKLADSCLNKNAKDRPTMNQVVEILKQAIQDSQKGSNSVNNSFGASGSKLVKTNPKSR, from the exons ATGAAGTGCTTCTTACCCTTCAAATCCATGAAGCAAAAGGAGTCAACATCAGCTCCGGATTTGAGAAACAATAGCGACTCCTTAGCTCTGGTATTAGACCGTGCCGCGAAATCTCTACCTTCACCAAGAAGCATACCGGAATTGTAcaaagagaaggagaagaatttgacagttttccCACTCCAAGAGCTCAGGGATTCAACCAGTGGCTTCAGCAGGTTGCAAAAGCTTGGTGAAGGAGGCTTTGGGAGTGTGTATAAAGGAATGATGAAGCCCAAAAATGGCAAGGATAGTCCAATGTTGGTTGCCATCAAAAGATTGAATCCACATAGCTTACAG GGTCATAAAGAATGGCTTGCAGAGGTTCAGTTTCTTGGTGTGGTAAGTCACCCAAATCTAGTAAAGCTTCTAGGATATTGCTCTGTAGATGGAGAAAGAGGGATCCAACGGCTATTGGTATATGAATATATGCCAAATGGGAGTTTAGAAGATCATCTTTTCAACAGGGCATTGAAACCTCTTCCTTGGATAACGAGGTTACAAATAATGCTTGGTGCTGCTCAAGGATTGGCTTATCTACATGAGGGACTAGAAGTCCAG GTGATATATCGAGATTTCAAATCATCCAATGTGCTCTTGAATGAGAACTTTAAGCCGAAGCTATCAGACTTTGGGCTTGCTAGAGAAGGGCCAAAGGGTGACCGCACCCATGTATCAACAGCG GTGGTAGGGACTTACGGATATGCTGCTCCAGAGTATATGGAAACAGGCCATCTTTCCATCCATAGTGACCTATGGAGTTTTGGTGTGGTGTTGTATGAGATCCTCACTGGGAGGCGTGTCTTAGAAAGAAACCGACCACCAGCGGAGCAGAAGCTTCTTTATTGGGTTAGGCAGTACCCTGCAGATAGTAATAAGTTCAGTATGATAATAGATCCACTCCTGAGAGACCAATATTCTATTGTTGCAGCTCGGAAAGTCGCCAAGTTGGCAGATAGTTGCCTGAACAAGAACGCAAAAGACCGGCCAACAATGAATCAGGTAGTAGAGATATTGAAGCAAGCTATACAAGATTCACAAAAGGGTAGCAACTCTGTAAATAACAGTTTTGGGGCATCTGGGTCTAAATTGGTTAAAACAAACCCCAAGTCGAGGTGa
- the LOC126794618 gene encoding receptor-like protein EIX2 isoform X2, producing the protein MSGRSVHSILIGLVCLTIASAVCFSSVGSSDNIIMFSEGERHALLQIKQGLVDESDSLASWKGEKDCCDWRGIGCNTQTGHVTSLNISYSIESYYFFSPSEVPLRGEISPSLLDLPYLNYLDFSFVDFQGIVIPKFLGSLSRLKKLRLRECNFSGPLPPQLGNLTNLHILDLSWNRFASLENIEWLTYLSSLRYLGMSKLDFSKFLNWPQSLSKLTSLRELQLSTCNLPDVNPRSISLINSSTSLQFLDLSFNSLNSTSIFYWIANVSTNFVQIDLSSNNLESGIPKGFQNLCSLESLFLSFNNISGNIEGSIKALSCAKNTLEALYFSYNQFWGSIPELTGFSKLRLFDLSSNHLSGSLPESIGQLSSLEILRLNNNYMSGVITESHFRNLSRLQHLRLDDGNHFSMKLSSDWNPPFQLTGELSMAYCNVGPDFPKWTLTQTNIEALYLYSAGISGSLPHDFGDLIPVGLEHIDLSTNQIHGKLPNLSTTSLTSVDLSSNWFSGAVPLFPPTLRSLDLSYNMFSVPLSSICAPSFGAHSPLLNLDISHNLLTGELPNCWMQFQQLISLNLGWNRLSGKLPSSLGNLEGIQVMRLHENNFSGELPSFENCTRLQMVDLGNNNLSGKIPAWIGQSLIRLVILRLRSNEFNGTIPLSLCNLAFVHVLDLSHNNISGALPHCFNIISFLASDGDILASGGASIVWKGIQIEFAKNLAGMRSIDMSSNYLVGELPEGIASMTELKSLNLSRNRLTGKLPQDFGNMKMLESLDLSRNNLSGEIPASFSTLNFLGVLDVSHNQLSGRIPVGTQLQGFNASVYMGNPGLCGVPLTQLCSGNGTTPTDDNKERHDNDGHISLGFLISAVLGFITGFWVVCGSLLLESSWRYAYFKFFDDSRDWIYVKMALYKAKLQRRLLQR; encoded by the exons ATGAGTGGTAGGTCTGTGCATTCTATTTTGATTGGGCTTGTGTGCCTGACCATTGCCTCTGCTGTTTGTTTCTCTAGTGTTGGAAGCTCCGATAATATCATCATGTTCTCCGAGGGTGAAAGGCATGCTCTTTTGCAGATCAAACAAGGCCTTGTGGACGAGTCCGATTCTCTTGCTTCTTGGAAAGGGGAGAAAGATTGCTGCGACTGGAGAGGAATAGGATGCAACACCCAAACAGGTCATGTCACCAGTCTTAATATCTCCTATAGTATTGAATCATACTACTTTTTTTCCCCTTCTGAAGTCCCTTTAAGAG GTGAAATTAGTCCTTCACTACTCGACTTGCCTTACCTAAATTACTTGGACTTCAGTTTTGTTGATTTTCAAGGAATTGTGATTCCCAAATTCCTTGGCTCTTTGAGTCGGTTGAAAAAATTAAGACTCAGAGAATGTAATTTTAGTGGGCCTCTTCCTCCCCAGCTTGGAAACCTCACTAATTTGCACATTCTGGATCTATCCTGGAACAGATTTGCTAGTTTGGAAAATATTGAGTGGTTAACTTATCTTTCTTCCCTGAGATACCTAGGCATGTCGAAGCTAGATTTTTCAAAGTTTTTGAATTGGCCGCAATCTTTGAGCAAACTAACTTCTCTAAGAGAGCTTCAATTATCTACGTGCAACCTTCCTGATGTGAATCCAAGATCAATTTCCTTGATCAATTCATCCACCTCTCTTCAATTCCTTGACCTCTCGTTTAACTCTCTTAATTCAACTTCAATATTTTATTGGATAGCCAATGTCAGCACCAACTTTGTCCAAATTGATCTGTCTTCCAATAACCTTGAAAGTGGGATACCAAAAGGGTTTCAAAATTTATGCAGCTTAGAGTCGTTGTTTTTATCATTTAATAATATTTCTGGAAACATTGAGGGCTCTATAAAAGCCTTGTCTTGTGCTAAGAACACACTTGAGGCCTTGTACTTTAGTTATAACCAGTTTTGGGGTTCAATTCCAGAACTGACAGGTTTTTCGAAGTTAAGATTGTTTGATCTGTCTTCGAATCATCTAAGTGGGTCTCTACCCGAGAGTATCGGGCAACTCTCTAGCTTGGAAATACTGCGTCTCAACAATAATTATATGAGTGGTGTCATCACAGAATCCCATTTTCGAAACCTCTCTCGTTTACAGCATCTGAGACTTGACGATGGTAATCATTTTTCCATGAAACTCAGCTCCGATTGGAACCCACCATTTCAACTTACTGGCGAGTTGAGCATGGCTTATTGCAACGTGGGCCCAGATTTTCCAAAATGGACTCTGACGCAGACAAATATTGAAGCCCTTTATCTCTATAGTGCTGGAATATCAGGATCATTACCTCATGATTTTGGGGATCTAATTCCAGTTGGCTTAGAACATATAGATCTCTCTACCAACCAAATCCACGGGAAACTGCCGAATCTGTCAACAACAAGCTTGACTAGTGTGGACTTGTCTTCTAATTGGTTTTCTGGTGCAGTGCCATTGTTTCCACCGACGCTCCGATCGTTGGATCTCTCGTATAACATGTTTTCTGTGCccttgtcttccatttgtgcacCTTCCTTCGGGGCTCATAGTCCATTGCTTAATCTCGACATTTCTCACAACCTACTGACAGGGGAGCTTCCTAACTGTTGGATGCAGTTTCAACAATTGATTTCATTGAATCTTGGATGGAATAGATTATCTGGGAAACTACCGAGCTCATTAGGAAATTTGGAGGGGATTCAAGTAATGCGTTTACATGAAAACAACTTTTCAGGAGAATTGCCTTCTTTTGAGAACTGTACTAGATTACAGATGGTTGACCTTGGCAACAATAACTTGTCCGGTAAGATACCAGCATGGATTGGCCAGAGCCTAATACGCTTGGTGATTCTACGCTTACGCTCCAACGAGTTCAATGGAACCATACCTTTGTCCCTATGCAATCTAGCCTTCGTTCATGTTTTGGACCTCTCGCACAACAATATTTCAGGAGCCTTGCCACATTGTTTTAATATCATATCATTTTTGGCAAGCGATGGTGATATTTTAGCAAGCGGTGGTGCATCAATTGTGTGGAAAGGAATACAAATTGAGTTTGCGAAAAATCTTGCCGGTATGAGAAGCATTGACATGTCTAGCAATTATTTGGTTGGCGAACTTCCGGAGGGTATAGCGAGTATGACCGAGTTGAAATCCCTCAATTTGTCAAGAAACCGTTTGACGGGAAAGCTTCCTCAAGACTTTGGTAACATGAAGATGTTGGAATCCCTTGATTTGTCAAGAAACAATTTATCTGGTGAAATTCCGGCAAGTTTTTCGACATTAAACTTTCTCGGAGTGCTGGACGTATCACACAACCAATTGTCAGGAAGAATTCCAGTAGGCACCCAACTTCAGGGTTTCAATGCTTCTGTTTATATGGGAAATCCTGGACTTTGTGGGGTACCGCTGACACAACTTTGCTCCGGAAATGGAACCACTCCAACTGATGATAACAAGGAACGTCATGATAATGATGGCCACATAAGCCTGGGATTTCTTATCAGTGCAGTGTTGGGATTCATCACAGGGTTTTGGGTGGTGTGTGGCAGTTTACTGCTGGAGAGTTCTTGGAGATACGCCTACTTCAAATTCTTCGATGATTCAAGAGATTGGATTTATGTCAAAATGGCTTTGTACAAGGCAAAACTGCAGAGGAGACTACTTCAAAGATAA
- the LOC126794618 gene encoding receptor-like protein EIX2 isoform X3: MSGRSVHSILIGLVCLTIASAVCFSSVGSSDNIIMFSEGERHALLQIKQGLVDESDSLASWKGEKDCCDWRGIGCNTQTGSLPDKFWDLFPRLIRLDLSMNQIHGNLPNLSTTTVRRLNLSSNLFSGEVPSFPSKLRELDLWNNMFSGTLSSLCAIPSSGIRQTYSEYLSFLDLSENQLSGELPYCWMQFQNLNSLNMGKNKFSGEIPSWLGNLKMNRILRLHENNFSGELPSLENCTGLQLVDLGNNNLSGKIPTWIGESLPRLVILRLRSNKFNGFIPLSLCNLATIHVLDLSHNNISGALPHCFSNVTALADDTGGIAPYLFSDSLNVELIWKGIEIEFWKNLAGMRSIDMSSNYLGGEIPEGIASMTELKSLNLSRNHLTGKLPEDFGNMKMLESLDLSRNHLSGDIPASFSRLHFLGVLDISHNDLSGRIPLGTQLQSFSAAAYMGNPGLCGVPLTQLCSGDGTTDNDGIMPDNATINKEDGDGGLLNLGFLISAVLGFISGFWMVCGSLLLKSSWRYAYFKFLDDSSDWINAKMAVCIPGKTAQETSKIDGISSTEGMSLITPEVKEFKA, encoded by the exons ATGAGTGGTAGGTCTGTGCATTCTATTTTGATTGGGCTTGTGTGCCTGACCATTGCCTCTGCTGTTTGTTTCTCTAGTGTTGGAAGCTCCGATAATATCATCATGTTCTCCGAGGGTGAAAGGCATGCTCTTTTGCAGATCAAACAAGGCCTTGTGGACGAGTCCGATTCTCTTGCTTCTTGGAAAGGGGAGAAAGATTGCTGCGACTGGAGAGGAATAGGATGCAACACCCAAACAG GATCATTACCCGACAAGTTTTGGGATCTATTTCCCCGCTTAATACGACTGGATCTCTCTATGAACCAAATCCATGGGAATCTACCGAATCTATCAACGACAACAGTGCGGCGTCTGAACTTGTCTTCTAATCTCTTTTCTGGTGAAGTGCCATCATTTCCTTCGAAGCTCAGGGAGTTGGATCTGTGGAATAACATGTTTTCTGGGACGTTATCTTCCTTATGCGCAATTCCAAGCTCGGGTATCCGTCAAACTTATTCCGaatatttgagttttcttGACCTTTCTGAGAATCAATTGTCAGGGGAGCTTCCTTACTGTTGGatgcaatttcaaaatttgaattcATTGAATATGGGAAAGAATAAATTTTCAGGGGAAATACCAAGCTGGTTAGGAAATTTAAAGATGAATAGGATATTGCGTTTACATGAAAACAACTTTTCAGGAGAATTGCCTTCTTTAGAGAACTGTACTGGATTACAGTTGGTTGACCTAGGCAACAATAATCTGTCGGGAAAGATACCGACATGGATTGGCGAAAGCCTACCACGCTTGGTGATTCTACGCTTACGCTCCAACAAGTTCAATGGATTCATACCTTTGTCCCTGTGCAATCTAGCCACCATTCATGTTTTGGACTTGTCTCACAACAATATTTCAGGAGCGTTACCACATTGCTTCAGTAACGTAACAGCTTTGGCTGATGATACTGGAGGTATCGCACCTTATTTATTCAGTGATTCTCTTAATGTAGAACTTATATGGAAAGGAATAGAAATTGAGTTTTGGAAAAATCTTGCCGGTATGAGAAGCATTGACATGTCTAGCAATTATTTGGGTGGTGAAATTCCGGAGGGTATAGCGAGTATGACCGAGTTGAAATCCCTCAACTTGTCAAGAAACCATTTGACGGGAAAGCTTCCTGAAGACTTTGGTAACATGAAGATGTTAGAATCTCTTGATTTGTCAAGAAATCATTTATCTGGTGACATTCCTGCAAGTTTTTCGAGATTACACTTTCTCGGAGTGCTAGACATATCACATAACGACTTGTCAGGAAGAATTCCTCTAGGCACTCAACTTCAGAGTTTCAGTGCTGCTGCTTATATGGGAAATCCTGGACTTTGTGGGGTACCGCTGACACAACTTTGCTCAGGAGACGGAACAACTGATAATGATGGAATCATGCCAGACAATGCAACAATTAACAAGGAAGACGGTGATGGTGGTCTACTGAACCTGGGATTTCTTATCAGTGCAGTGTTGGGATTTATCTCTGGATTTTGGATGGTATGTGGTAGCTTGCTGCTTAAAAGCTCTTGGAGATACGCCTATTTCAAATTCTTGGATGATTCAAGTGATTGGATAAATGCCAAAATGGCTGTGTGCATACCAGGCAAAACTGCACAGGAGACTTCAAAGATAGATG GAATTTCTAGCACTGAGGGAATGAGCCTAATAACCCCAGAAGTAAAGGAATTCAAGGCTTGA
- the LOC126794618 gene encoding receptor-like protein EIX1 isoform X1 — MSGRSVHSILIGLVCLTIASAVCFSSVGSSDNIIMFSEGERHALLQIKQGLVDESDSLASWKGEKDCCDWRGIGCNTQTGHVTSLNISYSIESYYFFSPSEVPLRGKISPSLLDLPYLNYLDFSFVDFQGILIPKFIGSLSRLKKLRLRECNFSGPLPPQLGNLTNLHTLDLSRNDFEGNKIPKFIGSLSQLEELVLEQAYFGGHIPPQLRNLSNLHILDLSGNRNVSLENLEWLTHLSSLRYLRMWRLDFSKFLNWPQSLSKLTSLRELQLSMCNLPDVNPRSLSLINSSNSLQFLHLSYNGLNSSIFYWIANASTSFVQIDLYGNQLDGPIPDFLTSKLSLVKLDLSWNNLQGGIPKGFHKLCSLESLDLSSNKLSGNIEDSIHALYCSRNTLETLDLMHNQFWGSIPELTRFSKLRSLDFSSNNLTGSLPESIGQLSSLEELYLGGNSMSGVITESHFRNLSRLQSLVLPGNCFSCNFSSDWNPPFQLTDQLDMSSYHLGPALPKWIQTQRNLTRLFLSNTGLSGSLPDKFWDLFPRLIRLDLSMNQIHGNLPNLSTTTVRRLNLSSNLFSGEVPSFPSKLRELDLWNNMFSGTLSSLCAIPSSGIRQTYSEYLSFLDLSENQLSGELPYCWMQFQNLNSLNMGKNKFSGEIPSWLGNLKMNRILRLHENNFSGELPSLENCTGLQLVDLGNNNLSGKIPTWIGESLPRLVILRLRSNKFNGFIPLSLCNLATIHVLDLSHNNISGALPHCFSNVTALADDTGGIAPYLFSDSLNVELIWKGIEIEFWKNLAGMRSIDMSSNYLGGEIPEGIASMTELKSLNLSRNHLTGKLPEDFGNMKMLESLDLSRNHLSGDIPASFSRLHFLGVLDISHNDLSGRIPLGTQLQSFSAAAYMGNPGLCGVPLTQLCSGDGTTDNDGIMPDNATINKEDGDGGLLNLGFLISAVLGFISGFWMVCGSLLLKSSWRYAYFKFLDDSSDWINAKMAVCIPGKTAQETSKIDGISSTEGMSLITPEVKEFKA, encoded by the exons ATGAGTGGTAGGTCTGTGCATTCTATTTTGATTGGGCTTGTGTGCCTGACCATTGCCTCTGCTGTTTGTTTCTCTAGTGTTGGAAGCTCCGATAATATCATCATGTTCTCCGAGGGTGAAAGGCATGCTCTTTTGCAGATCAAACAAGGCCTTGTGGACGAGTCCGATTCTCTTGCTTCTTGGAAAGGGGAGAAAGATTGCTGCGACTGGAGAGGAATAGGATGCAACACCCAAACAGGTCATGTCACCAGTCTTAATATCTCCTATAGTATTGAATCATACTACTTTTTTTCCCCTTCTGAAGTCCCTTTAAGAGGTAAAATTAGTCCTTCACTACTCGACTTGCCTTACCTAAATTACTTGGACTTCAGTTTTGTTGATTTTCAAGGAATTTTGATTCCCAAATTCATTGGCTCTTTGAGTCGGTTGAAAAAATTAAGACTCAGAGAATGTAATTTTAGTGGGCCTCTTCCTCCCCAGCTTGGAAACCTCACTAATTTGCACACTCTTGATCTTTCCCGGAATGATTTTGAAGGAAATAAGATTCCCAAGTTCATTGGTTCTTTAAGTCAACTAGAGGAACTAGTACTCGAGCAAGCTTATTTTGGAGGACATATTCCTCCTCAACTTAGAAACCTCTCAAATTTGCACATTCTAGATCTATCCGGGAACAGAAATGTTAGTTTAGAAAATCTCGAGTGGTTAACTCATCTTTCTTCCCTGAGATACCTGCGCATGTGGAGACTAGATTTTTCAAAGTTTTTGAATTGGCCACAATCTTTAAGCAAACTAACTTCTCTAAGAGAGCTTCAGTTATCTATGTGCAACCTTCCCGATGTGAATCCAAGATCACTTTCCTTGATCAATTCTTCCAATTCTCTTCAATTCCTCCACCTCTCTTATAATGGTCTTAATTCTTCAATATTCTATTGGATAGCCAATGCCAGCACTAGCTTTGTCCAAATTGATCTCTATGGTAACCAACTTGACGGTCCCATTCCAGATTTCTTGACAAGCAAGCTTTCTCTAGTAAAACTAGATCTGTCCTGGAATAACCTTCAAGGTGGGATACCAAAAGGCTTTCATAAGTTATGCAGCTTAGAGTCGTTGGACTTATCATCAAACAAGTTGTCTGGAAACATTGAGGACTCTATACATGCCTTATATTGTTCTAGGAACACACTGGAGACCTTGGACTTGATGCATAACCAATTTTGGGGTTCAATTCCAGAACTGACAAGATTTTCAAAGTTGAGATCTTTGGATTTCTCTTCCAATAATCTAACTGGGTCTCTACCCGAGAGTATCGGGCAACTCTCTAGCCTCGAAGAACTGTATCTCGGCGGGAATTCTATGAGTGGTGTCATAACAGAATCCCACTTTCGGAACCTCTCTCGTCTACAGTCTTTAGTTCTTCCTGGTAATTGTTTCTCTTGCAATTTCAGCTCCGATTGGAATCCACCATTTCAACTTACTGATCAGTTAGACATGTCTTCTTACCATCTCGGCCCAGCTCTTCCTAAGTGGATTCAAACGCAGAGAAATCTGACTcgtctttttctttctaataCTGGACTATCAGGATCATTACCCGACAAGTTTTGGGATCTATTTCCCCGCTTAATACGACTGGATCTCTCTATGAACCAAATCCATGGGAATCTACCGAATCTATCAACGACAACAGTGCGGCGTCTGAACTTGTCTTCTAATCTCTTTTCTGGTGAAGTGCCATCATTTCCTTCGAAGCTCAGGGAGTTGGATCTGTGGAATAACATGTTTTCTGGGACGTTATCTTCCTTATGCGCAATTCCAAGCTCGGGTATCCGTCAAACTTATTCCGaatatttgagttttcttGACCTTTCTGAGAATCAATTGTCAGGGGAGCTTCCTTACTGTTGGatgcaatttcaaaatttgaattcATTGAATATGGGAAAGAATAAATTTTCAGGGGAAATACCAAGCTGGTTAGGAAATTTAAAGATGAATAGGATATTGCGTTTACATGAAAACAACTTTTCAGGAGAATTGCCTTCTTTAGAGAACTGTACTGGATTACAGTTGGTTGACCTAGGCAACAATAATCTGTCGGGAAAGATACCGACATGGATTGGCGAAAGCCTACCACGCTTGGTGATTCTACGCTTACGCTCCAACAAGTTCAATGGATTCATACCTTTGTCCCTGTGCAATCTAGCCACCATTCATGTTTTGGACTTGTCTCACAACAATATTTCAGGAGCGTTACCACATTGCTTCAGTAACGTAACAGCTTTGGCTGATGATACTGGAGGTATCGCACCTTATTTATTCAGTGATTCTCTTAATGTAGAACTTATATGGAAAGGAATAGAAATTGAGTTTTGGAAAAATCTTGCCGGTATGAGAAGCATTGACATGTCTAGCAATTATTTGGGTGGTGAAATTCCGGAGGGTATAGCGAGTATGACCGAGTTGAAATCCCTCAACTTGTCAAGAAACCATTTGACGGGAAAGCTTCCTGAAGACTTTGGTAACATGAAGATGTTAGAATCTCTTGATTTGTCAAGAAATCATTTATCTGGTGACATTCCTGCAAGTTTTTCGAGATTACACTTTCTCGGAGTGCTAGACATATCACATAACGACTTGTCAGGAAGAATTCCTCTAGGCACTCAACTTCAGAGTTTCAGTGCTGCTGCTTATATGGGAAATCCTGGACTTTGTGGGGTACCGCTGACACAACTTTGCTCAGGAGACGGAACAACTGATAATGATGGAATCATGCCAGACAATGCAACAATTAACAAGGAAGACGGTGATGGTGGTCTACTGAACCTGGGATTTCTTATCAGTGCAGTGTTGGGATTTATCTCTGGATTTTGGATGGTATGTGGTAGCTTGCTGCTTAAAAGCTCTTGGAGATACGCCTATTTCAAATTCTTGGATGATTCAAGTGATTGGATAAATGCCAAAATGGCTGTGTGCATACCAGGCAAAACTGCACAGGAGACTTCAAAGATAGATG GAATTTCTAGCACTGAGGGAATGAGCCTAATAACCCCAGAAGTAAAGGAATTCAAGGCTTGA
- the LOC126794624 gene encoding uncharacterized protein LOC126794624 translates to MEKAFTLVQTVAVATVFSAVSGWYGFMFGRESARKELGSLIEDLRRKNPDSDHPPPPHS, encoded by the exons ATGGAGAAAGCTTTCACTCTGGTTCAGACAGTTGCGGTGGCAACTGTCTTCTCTGCCGTCTCCGGCTG GTACGGCTTCATGTTTGGTAGAGAATCTGCACGCAAAGAGCTCGGAAGCTTGATCGAAGACCTTCGCCGCAAGAATCCCGATTCCGATCATCCACCGCCACCTCATTCCTGA